In the Deinococcus sp. NW-56 genome, GGCGCCTCGGTGGGCGGCACCCCCGACGAAGGTTGGCAGCCCGAACTGAGCGCCGAGGCCAGTCGCGCGGTGGGCCGACTGGCCTTGCAGGGCCGGGTGGCGCTCCCCGTGGGCGACCTCCAGGCGGTGACCCTGGGCCTGGGCGCCCGCTACGCCGCGCCCGACTGGGAGTTCTCGGTGGGCACCCGCTCGGGCCTGGGGGCCGGAGCCTGGCAGGCCGACGCCTCGGTGACCCGCCGCTTCGGGGGGCGCGGCAGCCTGAGCCTCACCGGGGGCCTGCGCCCGGACGGCTGGAGCGCGGGCCTGCGCACCACCTGGACGCCCGACCCCCGCTGGACCGTGGCGGCCGGAGCGAGCCGGGACCAAGCGGCCAACCTTCAGGTGCGCTACGCCCCCACCCCCGCCCACACGGCCGAGGTCGCGGCCTCCGCACAGGCGGCCACCCTGAACTACGGCTACCGGGGGCCGGTCCGGGCGGCGGCCTCGGTGAGCACGAGCGGGGCCTCGGCCCAGGTCGAGGGCGCGGTGGTCGTGAGCGGCGGACGGGTCAGCCTCCAGCCCGACGGGGCCACGCGGGGCGTCCTCGTCCGCACCGGGATTCGCGGCATTCCCCTGCTGGTCGCAGGCGAGGTCGTCGGGGTGACGGACGCGCGGGGTGACCTGCTGATCACCCGGTTGCCGGTCGGACCGGCCGCGATCGTGGGAGTGGACCTGGGCACCCTGCCCTTCGGCATCGCCCTGCGCGAGGGGTCCCGCGAACTGCCGCTGCCCGTCAGCGGCGTGGTGACCCTGGACTGGCGGGAGAATTTCCGCGAGTTCCGCTGGGTGCAGTACCTCTGGGCACCTGGCCAGCCCGCCGCCTACGGAGAGGTGAGCCTCGGGGGAGAGGTGGTCCTGCTCGACGAGGAGGGCAACGGGTTGACGCCGGTGTCCGCCGGGGCGCTGCCCGGGGAACTCCGGGGGGAGGACGGTCGGCGTTGCGCGGTGACGGTCGGGGTGGGGGAGGAACGGGTGAGCTGCCACCCGTGATGGCTGGATCGGCGGGGCGCGGACAGCTGCCCCAGGCACCTCGCGGCTTTTGAAAAAGTCCTCTCCTCAACCCAACCTGTCCCGCAAGTCATCCACGAAGGCTTGCAGTTCCAGGCGGGCCTGGGCGGCACTGAGATCCTGAAGCAGTGCCGCCGCGAACATCTGCCCACTCAGGCAGGCGCGTTCGAGCGCGTCCCACTGCGGGCCAGTCAACTGCTTGCCCAGAAGCAGCTTGAGGGACCGCCGGGTGCGTTCCCACTGCACCTGCGGAGGCGCGGCGAGCAGCTCGCGCCGCTCACTCTCGGTCCGCTGCTGGGCTTCGTCCTCGGCGGTGCGGAGGCGGGCCTGGCTTTCCTCACGGCGTGCCTCGGCCCCGGAGGCAGAAGGCCGGGCGTCCAGCACGTATTTCTCCGGCCGCTGCAGCATGTCGTTGATCAGGCCGCCCGGCTTGCGGACACTGCCCGGCTTCTCGCGCAGGGTGTCCCGCACGTACCGCACGACCTCCTCGACGCGGTCGCCCTTTTCCTTGGCGAGCTTGTTCGCGGCCGGAGCGGCCACCCCGCTCTCGACCAGCAGACGCACCAGCGCGGGGTCCGGGTCGTCCAGACTGGCAAACTCGTAGGTGAGGGCCGTGGTGGCCCTGGAGCCGCCGACACGCACGTCCCGCAGGTAGCCCTGGGCGACCAGCTCCTCGTGGGCCTCGCTCAGCGCCCGGAGCGTCTTGCTGGGCTTGCCGTCCGTGATGCCGCACGCCAGGCGCCAGTCCTCCAACCCCACTGCCAGGGACCGCCGCTGCTCCCCGGTGTCCGCGTACCGGTGGGCTTCCAGCAGGCGGTACAGGGCACGGGCAGGCGGCTGCTCGATGCCGGTCAGGATCTTGTGCTCCAGCGCCTGGGTGAAGCCGCTGCGAATGCTGTTCGCCATCTGCGTGCCGAGCTGGATGGTGAGCGTCGCGTTCGGCACGAGCTCGCGGGTGGTCTCGAAGCTGTCGTGACCGTCGATGTCCCAGTAGCTCAGGTCGTTGATCAGCCGCATGCGCTTGACGTTGCGCAGCTTGCGCCCGTCCGGGAGATGCCAGCCGTCGGTCACCGTCACGCTGGTGTACCACAGCCGGTCGAGCGACTCGCGCAGCCGGTGGAAACTCTTGCCGTTGAGTGGCAGGAAGCTCGCCGCACGCAGCTCGTACGCCGTGGTGTGCAGGCGGTTGTCCTCCGGACAGGACCGCGCGGCGAACAGACTCTCGATGCCGATCACGACATTGGTGTCGATCCCCCGGGGACGCCCATGCGGGGCTTCCGCCGCGACGCCGAACGACCGCCCCGCGATCTCGAAGGCGCTGTTCCAGGAACGGCTGGCCTCGTCGTCCAATCGGGTCTGGACGCTCACGATGCCCAGCCGTGCGAAGTTGCGCTCGTCGACCTTGGGCAGTGCCGGTTGTCGGTCCTTTTTCATCTCCCTCCTGCTGAGCTGTTGATTGTCTTTTATAAAGATAAAAAGAAACAACAACAGAGAGAAGCCAGAAAACGCGTGTCAGCCGCTGCCGAGAGCCGAAAACGGCACAAAGGTGTCCCTAAATCTGCCCGGTTTCGACGCCCAACGGCACAAAGGTGTCCCCATCTGGCAGCGTCTGCGGCACAAAGGTGTCCGGGGAGGTCGCTCGACCAGCCTGCGTGTGCCGGAGAGACGAAAAGCGCGTCTGGCTCGCAAGAAATCTGGAAAACGGCACAAAGGTGTCCCGGTTTGGGAAGCCGACTCTTTGTGCCGTTGGCAGGGACACCTTTGTGCCGATGCCCTCATGCCCTGGAAGCTGTGTGGGACAGTGAAACGTCAGTCTGTTCCACCTGAAGGGCACAAAGGTGTCCCCGCAGTGTCGGGCTCCTGATGGAAGGGACTGACCCCCCTCGGACCCCGAAAACGGCACAAAGGTGTCCCGGATGCCCCTGCCCTCGCCGATGAAATCCTCTTGCCCGCCTCAGTCCGCCCCGACGACCGCAGGGTGGCGGCGGTCGCGCCCTGTGACAGCTGGAGGAAACGTCACGAACGGGGGCGTGCCGTTGGCCGGTGTGAGGTCGGTCCGGCTGGGAGACCACATCTGCCGGAGGGTCACGGAGCGTCACCCTGACCCTGCCCAACGGGCGCTGTCCGCTGCCTGGCAGGCCTGCGAACTCACGGCACATTGGGATCTCGCCGTATCTCAAGCTCTTGGGCTCTGTGCAGGATGAGTCGTTATAGTGGCGCCGATGAGCGCCGTTCACTGTCGGAAAAGGCCAGGGGGGAACAGGCCCCCCACGTTCGTGAGGGTCGAGCCTTCTCGCTGGACGATGGGCACCTCATGACCTCCGCTGACCGAACAGGCGAGAACGAGATCGATCTCAGTGTGCTGTGGCGCGGCCTGCGCCGTCGTCTTCCCTGGATTCTGGGCACGGCCCTGCTGCTGGCGCTGATCACCTTTCTCTGGTCGCGCAGTCAGCCTCCGGTCTACGAGAGCACGGCCAGCCTGATTGCCGCCAATTCTCCGGTGCAGGACACGACTCTGGGGACAGCGTTGGTCAAGGCTCCCCCATTGCCGGAAGGGGCTGTGGCCCAGGCGTTGCAGAGTACCCAGGTGATTACCCCACTCCTCCGGTCCATTCGTGGGATGCAAGCAATTCCGCAGGAGGAGCGCGAGCGCCTGGTCACTGCCCTATCCCAGGAGTTGCGAGCCCAGCGTCTTCAAACTGTGACGATCAGCTCGCGCCTAGATGTGACGGGCAATGGAATCTACACCCTGCGTGCCCGTGCCCGAACCCCCGAAGCAGCTCAGCAATTGGCCAATCTGGCTGCCACAGCCCTTCTCTCCTGGGACCGGAGCCGCGCTTTGGACAATCTGCGGCGGGCGCAGGCCGGGTTCCAGGCGCAACTGGCTCAGGTTGACCAGCAGTTGGGCGCGGGTGGGCTGTCTGCGGTCGAACGGCAGACCCTGATTGCGCGGCGGGCCAATATTCAGGGCAATCTGACGCAGGTGCAACTGCTCGAAGACTCAGTGGCGGGTGTGCTGAGTACATTGGCCTCTGCCGTCGAGCCCCTCGCGCCTGTGGCCCCCAAACCCTTGCGGACTGCGGCCCTGGCGGGGTTGGTGGGGCTGCTCCTTGCCACCGGTGTTGTCCTGCTGCTGACTATTTTCGACCGGACGGTGCGGAGCGAGGAAGACCTGCTGG is a window encoding:
- a CDS encoding replication initiator protein A yields the protein MKKDRQPALPKVDERNFARLGIVSVQTRLDDEASRSWNSAFEIAGRSFGVAAEAPHGRPRGIDTNVVIGIESLFAARSCPEDNRLHTTAYELRAASFLPLNGKSFHRLRESLDRLWYTSVTVTDGWHLPDGRKLRNVKRMRLINDLSYWDIDGHDSFETTRELVPNATLTIQLGTQMANSIRSGFTQALEHKILTGIEQPPARALYRLLEAHRYADTGEQRRSLAVGLEDWRLACGITDGKPSKTLRALSEAHEELVAQGYLRDVRVGGSRATTALTYEFASLDDPDPALVRLLVESGVAAPAANKLAKEKGDRVEEVVRYVRDTLREKPGSVRKPGGLINDMLQRPEKYVLDARPSASGAEARREESQARLRTAEDEAQQRTESERRELLAAPPQVQWERTRRSLKLLLGKQLTGPQWDALERACLSGQMFAAALLQDLSAAQARLELQAFVDDLRDRLG
- a CDS encoding polysaccharide biosynthesis tyrosine autokinase, producing MTSADRTGENEIDLSVLWRGLRRRLPWILGTALLLALITFLWSRSQPPVYESTASLIAANSPVQDTTLGTALVKAPPLPEGAVAQALQSTQVITPLLRSIRGMQAIPQEERERLVTALSQELRAQRLQTVTISSRLDVTGNGIYTLRARARTPEAAQQLANLAATALLSWDRSRALDNLRRAQAGFQAQLAQVDQQLGAGGLSAVERQTLIARRANIQGNLTQVQLLEDSVAGVLSTLASAVEPLAPVAPKPLRTAALAGLVGLLLATGVVLLLTIFDRTVRSEEDLLALGLSPLAVIPRLRQRDILFSGIVRAARQAGLYEAIGFLRVNVSSALSGKVHPVVMITSTAPGEGKSSLTATLADGLASSGQRVLIIDADLRRGTQATVWQKFNEQGQWHSLNGGAGARTTREALLAPHNAEVLQVEQNVDMLPAGPGLQDSLGVFNQADIGAALSLWRQQYDMVLIDSAPLLALADSLVVGSHADAVLLVVEHGRTNVQSVRVALRHAERSGVPVLGGVINKAAVNAEEGSAYAYSYQPRT